In one window of Prevotella fusca JCM 17724 DNA:
- a CDS encoding DNA topoisomerase IV subunit B, translating to MDNSSTPNTQHPTSVSYTDDNIRHLSDMEHVRTRPGMYIGRLGDGKLPEDGIYVLLKEVIDNSIDEFKMNAGDRIEIDVEDNLRVSVRDYGRGIPQGKLVEAVSVLNTGGKYDSKAFKKSVGLNGVGVKAVNALSSHFEVKSFRDGKVRELSFEKGNIQSDKTKKSADENGTYIYFEPDATLFKNYSFHDDIVEEMLRNYTYLNTGLTIMYNGRRILSRHGLKDLLTDNMTVDPLYPIVHMKGEDIEIAFTHTNQYGEEYYSFVNGQHTTQGGTHQTAFKEHIAKTIKEFFGKYEYGDIRNGLVAAIAVNVEEPVFESQTKIKLGSTQMSPDGESINKYVGDFIKTNVDNYLHIHKEDFTDILENKIKETERERKAMAGVTKLARERAKKANLHNRKLRDCRVHYCDVKNNRKEESSIFITEGDSASGSITKSRDVNTQAVFSLRGKPLNCFGLTKKVVYENEEFNLLQAALDIEDGLDSLRYNKVIVATDADVDGMHIRLLIITFFLQFFPELIKKGHVYVLQTPLFRVRNRRTKMKNKEVIAEADARRAKGEKKNDFITRYCYSEEERIAAINELGPDPEITRFKGLGEISPDEFAHFIGPDMRLEQVTLHKNDQVAKLLEYYMGKNTMERQNFIIDNLVIEEDLPEEQ from the coding sequence ATGGACAATTCATCAACACCCAACACCCAACACCCAACATCCGTATCTTACACCGACGATAATATCCGACACCTATCGGATATGGAGCATGTACGTACCCGTCCGGGTATGTATATTGGTCGTTTGGGTGATGGTAAGTTGCCAGAAGATGGTATTTATGTACTCCTGAAGGAGGTCATTGATAACTCTATTGACGAGTTTAAGATGAATGCCGGCGACCGCATCGAGATTGATGTGGAGGATAACCTGCGTGTTAGTGTGCGTGACTATGGTCGTGGTATTCCGCAAGGTAAGCTCGTTGAGGCTGTGTCAGTACTGAATACAGGTGGTAAGTATGACTCTAAGGCGTTCAAGAAGAGTGTCGGACTGAATGGTGTCGGTGTGAAAGCCGTTAATGCACTTAGCTCTCACTTCGAGGTGAAGAGCTTCCGTGACGGTAAGGTGCGTGAGCTTTCGTTTGAGAAAGGTAACATCCAGAGCGACAAAACGAAGAAGTCTGCGGACGAGAATGGCACTTACATATACTTTGAACCAGATGCAACTCTCTTCAAGAACTATAGCTTCCACGATGACATCGTGGAGGAGATGCTCCGTAACTACACCTATCTGAACACGGGATTGACGATTATGTACAATGGTCGTCGTATACTTAGTCGACATGGTTTGAAGGACCTTTTGACTGATAATATGACTGTTGACCCATTGTATCCGATTGTTCACATGAAGGGAGAGGATATTGAGATAGCTTTCACTCATACCAACCAATATGGCGAAGAGTACTACTCTTTTGTGAATGGTCAGCATACAACGCAGGGCGGTACGCATCAGACAGCCTTCAAAGAGCATATTGCCAAGACGATAAAAGAGTTCTTTGGCAAGTATGAGTATGGGGATATTCGTAACGGGTTGGTGGCTGCCATTGCTGTAAACGTTGAAGAACCAGTGTTTGAATCACAGACAAAGATTAAGTTAGGTTCTACACAGATGTCACCTGATGGTGAGTCTATCAACAAGTATGTGGGTGACTTCATCAAGACAAACGTCGATAACTACCTCCATATACACAAGGAAGACTTTACGGATATACTTGAGAATAAAATCAAGGAGACCGAACGCGAGCGTAAGGCGATGGCTGGTGTTACAAAGTTAGCACGTGAACGTGCGAAGAAAGCTAACCTGCATAACCGCAAGTTGCGTGACTGTCGTGTACACTATTGTGACGTAAAGAACAATCGAAAAGAGGAGAGTTCAATCTTTATTACAGAGGGTGATTCAGCCAGCGGAAGCATCACCAAGAGTCGTGATGTGAACACACAGGCTGTCTTCTCATTGCGTGGTAAACCGCTAAACTGCTTTGGCTTGACAAAGAAGGTGGTGTATGAGAATGAGGAGTTTAATCTCCTTCAAGCAGCACTCGATATAGAGGACGGACTTGATTCACTGCGTTATAACAAGGTGATTGTGGCAACGGATGCCGATGTTGACGGTATGCACATCCGTTTGCTCATTATAACCTTCTTCTTACAGTTCTTCCCAGAGCTGATAAAGAAAGGACACGTATATGTCCTTCAGACACCACTTTTCCGTGTTCGTAACCGTCGGACGAAGATGAAGAACAAGGAGGTAATAGCCGAAGCAGATGCTCGTCGTGCCAAGGGGGAGAAGAAGAACGATTTTATCACACGCTACTGCTACTCTGAGGAGGAGCGAATAGCTGCTATCAATGAGCTTGGTCCAGACCCGGAAATCACCCGATTCAAGGGACTTGGTGAGATTTCACCTGATGAATTTGCCCATTTCATCGGTCCAGATATGCGTTTGGAACAGGTTACCTTGCATAAGAATGACCAAGTAGCCAAACTCTTGGAGTATTATATGGGTAAGAACACGATGGAGCGTCAGAACTTCATTATTGACAATCTTGTGATTGAAGAGGATTTGCCAGAAGAGCAATGA
- a CDS encoding four helix bundle protein, protein MELFYYRRLDVYRDAKQLAVNINEVLKSFPKEERYALTSQLQRASTSVMFNIAEGFGRYSSKERTHFLDIANGSLMEVSSQIELAEAYHYISTTQREEFDNQILSIVKQLAGLRKALLQSPNSSSLITK, encoded by the coding sequence ATGGAATTATTTTATTATAGGCGTTTAGATGTTTATAGGGATGCTAAGCAGTTGGCTGTCAACATCAATGAAGTCTTAAAATCATTTCCTAAAGAAGAAAGATACGCATTGACAAGTCAATTACAGCGTGCCTCTACATCAGTTATGTTTAATATTGCAGAAGGCTTTGGTCGCTATAGTAGTAAAGAAAGAACACATTTCCTTGATATAGCTAATGGTTCTTTAATGGAGGTTTCAAGCCAAATAGAATTAGCTGAAGCCTATCATTACATTTCTACTACACAGCGGGAGGAATTTGATAACCAAATCCTTTCTATCGTAAAGCAACTTGCAGGTTTAAGAAAAGCCTTGTTGCAGTCTCCTAACTCATCATCCCTCATCACTAAATAA
- a CDS encoding S41 family peptidase, producing the protein MKRYIYLSLLCFFSFLPLSAQLKNDSPLRKLQLAEMAITNFYVDSVNEQKLAEDAIRGMLEKLDPHSTYTDAKETKAMNEPLQGDFEGIGVQFNMIEDTLVVIQPVVNGPSQKVGILAGDRIISVNDSTIAGVKMARIDIMKRLRGKKGTKVKLGIVRRGVKDVLTFIVTRSKIPVHTINASYMIRPNVGYIRIESFGMKTHDEFMTAVDSLKKKGMKTLLLDLQDNGGGYLQSAVQISNEFLKNNDMIVYTEGRRSRRQNFKAVGNGRLQDVKVYVLVNELSASAAEIVTGAIQDNDRGTVVGRRTFGKGLVQRPLDLPDGSMIRLTIAHYYTPSGRCIQKPYKKGDLKDYEMDIEKRFKHGELTNPDSIQFSDSLKYYTIRKHRVVYGGGGIMPDYFVPLDTAKFTRYHRLLAVKSIIINAYLKYADANRKALKTQYKSFDVFNKGYMVPQSLLDEIVAEGKKEKIEPKDEAELKATLPHIAVQLKSLVARDLWDMNEYFRIWNAQSDIVNKAVELATGK; encoded by the coding sequence ATGAAAAGGTATATATATCTTTCACTCCTTTGTTTCTTTAGCTTTTTACCATTGTCAGCACAGCTGAAGAACGACTCTCCCTTGCGTAAGTTGCAGTTAGCAGAGATGGCTATTACCAACTTCTATGTGGATTCTGTGAACGAACAGAAGTTGGCGGAGGATGCTATCAGGGGTATGCTTGAGAAGCTCGACCCACATTCTACCTACACCGATGCAAAAGAGACCAAGGCGATGAACGAACCGCTGCAGGGCGATTTTGAGGGTATTGGTGTGCAGTTCAATATGATTGAGGATACACTTGTCGTAATCCAGCCTGTTGTCAACGGACCGTCTCAGAAGGTGGGTATCCTTGCTGGCGACCGTATCATCAGTGTGAACGACTCTACTATCGCTGGTGTAAAGATGGCACGTATCGACATTATGAAACGGCTGCGTGGCAAGAAAGGCACGAAGGTGAAGTTGGGCATCGTGCGTCGTGGCGTGAAGGATGTACTGACTTTTATTGTTACACGTTCTAAGATACCTGTTCATACAATCAATGCTTCCTATATGATTCGTCCTAACGTGGGTTATATTCGCATAGAAAGCTTTGGAATGAAGACCCATGACGAGTTTATGACGGCTGTTGACTCATTGAAGAAGAAAGGAATGAAAACCCTACTCCTCGACCTGCAGGACAATGGTGGTGGCTATCTCCAGTCTGCCGTCCAGATTTCCAATGAGTTTCTTAAGAACAACGATATGATAGTCTACACAGAAGGACGTCGTTCTCGCCGCCAGAACTTCAAGGCTGTAGGCAATGGACGTTTGCAGGACGTGAAGGTCTATGTATTGGTGAACGAACTCTCAGCCTCGGCTGCAGAGATTGTTACTGGTGCTATTCAAGATAATGACCGTGGAACTGTTGTTGGCCGTAGAACCTTTGGTAAGGGACTTGTACAACGTCCACTCGACCTTCCTGATGGTAGTATGATTCGACTGACCATCGCCCATTACTACACACCAAGCGGTCGTTGTATTCAAAAGCCTTACAAGAAGGGTGACCTGAAGGACTACGAGATGGATATTGAAAAGCGCTTTAAGCACGGCGAGCTGACCAATCCTGACAGCATTCAGTTCTCTGATTCTTTGAAGTATTATACCATTCGTAAACATCGAGTTGTCTATGGTGGCGGTGGCATTATGCCTGATTACTTCGTTCCACTTGACACAGCAAAGTTCACCCGCTACCACCGTCTTCTTGCCGTCAAGAGCATCATCATCAATGCTTATCTGAAGTATGCCGATGCCAACCGTAAGGCATTGAAGACACAATACAAGTCGTTTGATGTATTCAATAAGGGTTATATGGTACCACAGTCATTACTCGATGAAATCGTGGCAGAGGGAAAGAAAGAGAAGATAGAACCGAAGGATGAAGCCGAACTGAAGGCTACACTGCCTCACATTGCTGTACAACTGAAGTCGCTTGTTGCCCGTGACCTCTGGGATATGAATGAATACTTCCGTATATGGAATGCACAGAGTGACATCGTCAACAAGGCTGTGGAACTTGCAACGGGCAAGTAA